The Betaproteobacteria bacterium genome includes a window with the following:
- the hutG gene encoding N-formylglutamate deformylase, with protein MADLWKLIRGDSPVIVNVPHAGIELPAEWSTRITDAARRMPDTDWHVEKLYRFAPLVEATLMWATYSRIVVDLNRDPSGVALYPGASNTEVCPASTFHDEPIYREGMAPGTTEIAERVAQYWQPYHVQLSAEIERIKARHGYCILLDAHSIVSEAPRFFSGRLPDLNLGTADGSSCDPALADAAFAVLTGARGFTAVHNGRFKGGYITRHHGRPVEGMHALQLEMAQSCYMDENHPAEYHPDRAAPLLNVLQMLIQTLLAWRPELGEPPKK; from the coding sequence ATGGCTGATTTGTGGAAGCTGATTCGCGGCGATAGTCCCGTCATTGTCAATGTGCCGCATGCGGGAATAGAGCTGCCGGCCGAGTGGTCAACACGCATCACTGACGCGGCGCGGCGTATGCCGGATACCGATTGGCACGTTGAAAAACTTTATCGATTTGCACCCTTGGTCGAGGCAACACTGATGTGGGCGACATATTCGCGCATCGTCGTTGATCTCAATCGCGATCCCTCCGGCGTCGCGCTTTATCCCGGCGCCTCCAATACCGAAGTCTGTCCGGCCAGCACCTTTCACGATGAACCCATTTACCGGGAGGGCATGGCGCCCGGTACGACCGAGATCGCCGAGCGGGTCGCGCAATACTGGCAACCGTATCACGTGCAGCTTTCCGCTGAAATCGAGCGCATCAAGGCGAGACATGGATACTGCATTCTGCTGGACGCGCATTCCATTGTCAGCGAGGCACCGCGTTTCTTTTCGGGACGCCTGCCGGATTTGAATCTGGGTACCGCTGACGGGTCAAGTTGCGATCCTGCGCTTGCCGACGCAGCCTTTGCGGTATTGACCGGCGCGCGCGGATTCACGGCGGTACATAATGGGCGCTTCAAGGGCGGCTATATCACCCGGCACCATGGCCGGCCCGTCGAAGGTATGCATGCACTGCAATTGGAGATGGCGCAATCGTGTTACATGGATGAAAATCATCCTGCCGAATACCACCCGGATCGCGCCGCGCCGCTATTGAATGTTTTGCAAATGCTGATACAAACGTTGCTCGCATGGCGTCCAGAGCTTGGCGAACCGCCCAAAAAATAG
- a CDS encoding imidazolonepropionase — MPANTVSRLWTNARIATMQGSDLGLIEHAGIAARGETIYWVGPMDALPPGMKPDEQHNCAGALITPGLIDCHTHLVFAGNRAHEFEMRLNGASYEDIARAGGGIFSTVRRTREADEAELLRQSEPRIHAMMNEGVTTIEIKSGYGLNIETELKMLRVARRLGERHAVTVKTTFLGAHVVPPEFDGRANAYVDWICDEMLPAIVAEGLADAVDAFCENIGFTQAQTRRILDAARRRNLPVKLHAEQLSNQHGASLGAEFGALSADHLEYLDERGVKAMSDNDTVAVLLPGAFYFLRETQLPPIAALRAHRVPIAIASDLNPGTSPIVSLLANMHLAATLFRLTPGEVLRGVTVNASKALGLQKDRGALAAGLRADFCVWNISEPAELCYWMGGIRPRQVIVGGKARDG, encoded by the coding sequence ATGCCCGCCAACACTGTCTCCCGTCTCTGGACCAATGCCCGCATTGCCACCATGCAAGGTAGCGACCTGGGCCTGATCGAACACGCGGGGATTGCCGCGAGAGGCGAAACGATTTACTGGGTGGGGCCAATGGACGCCTTGCCGCCCGGCATGAAACCCGACGAGCAACACAACTGTGCCGGCGCATTGATCACGCCGGGCTTGATCGATTGCCACACGCATCTGGTTTTTGCCGGCAACCGCGCTCACGAGTTTGAGATGCGCCTCAATGGCGCGAGTTACGAAGACATTGCACGGGCAGGTGGCGGCATCTTTTCCACTGTGCGACGCACGCGTGAAGCGGACGAAGCGGAACTGCTGAGGCAAAGTGAGCCGCGCATTCACGCAATGATGAATGAGGGCGTGACGACGATCGAAATAAAGTCGGGTTACGGACTCAATATCGAGACGGAACTGAAAATGCTGCGCGTGGCGCGGCGCCTGGGCGAGAGACATGCGGTCACGGTAAAGACCACGTTTCTCGGCGCACACGTGGTACCGCCGGAGTTTGACGGGCGCGCGAATGCGTATGTCGATTGGATATGCGACGAGATGCTGCCCGCCATCGTCGCGGAGGGCCTTGCTGATGCGGTCGATGCCTTCTGCGAAAACATCGGTTTTACGCAGGCACAAACCCGGAGAATCCTCGACGCCGCGCGCAGGCGCAATTTGCCGGTGAAACTGCATGCCGAGCAATTGTCAAATCAGCACGGTGCGTCGCTCGGGGCGGAATTTGGCGCGTTGTCGGCGGACCACCTTGAGTACCTTGATGAACGCGGGGTCAAGGCGATGTCGGACAATGACACTGTCGCCGTGCTGTTGCCGGGCGCATTTTATTTCCTGCGCGAGACACAGTTGCCGCCAATTGCAGCATTGCGCGCGCACCGGGTTCCGATCGCAATCGCGAGCGACCTCAATCCCGGTACGTCGCCGATTGTTTCCTTGCTCGCCAACATGCATCTGGCAGCGACCTTGTTTCGACTGACACCGGGCGAAGTGCTGCGTGGCGTCACAGTCAATGCATCAAAGGCGTTGGGACTTCAAAAGGATCGAGGTGCCTTGGCGGCAGGGTTGCGCGCGGACTTTTGCGTGTGGAATATCAGCGAACCCGCCGAGCTTTGCTACTGGATGGGCGGCATCAGGCCAAGGCAAGTAATCGTCGGTGGAAAGGCGCGCGATGGCTGA